The proteins below are encoded in one region of Pongo pygmaeus isolate AG05252 chromosome 20, NHGRI_mPonPyg2-v2.0_pri, whole genome shotgun sequence:
- the LILRB4 gene encoding leukocyte immunoglobulin-like receptor subfamily B member 4 isoform X2: MIPTLTALLCLGLSLGPRTHVQAGPLPKPTLWAEPGSVIIWRSPVIIWCQGTLEAQEYRLDKEGSSAPWDRQNPLEPKNKARFSIPSMTVHYAGRYRCYYRSPAGWSQPSDPLELVMTGAYSKPTLSALPSPLVTSGKSVTLLCQSQSPMDTFLLIKEGAAHPLLHLRSEHVAQQHQAEFPMSPVTSVHGGTYRCFSSHSFSHYLLSHPSDPLELIVSGSLEGPSPSPARSISTAGPEDQPLMPTGSGPHSGLRRHWEVLIGVLVVSILLLSLLLFLLLQHWHQGKHRTSAQRQADFQRPPGAAEPEPKDGGLQRRSSPAADVQGENLYAAMKDTQPEDGVELYSRAAASEAPQDVTYAQLHSLTLRREATEPPPSQEREPPAEPSVYATLTIH, translated from the exons ATGATCCCCACCCTCACGGCCCTGCTCTGCCTCG GGCTGAGTCTGGGCCCCAGGACCCACGTGCAGGCAG GGCCCCTCCCCAAACCCACCCTCTGGGCTGAGCCAGGCTCTGTGATCATCTGGAGAAGCCCTGTGATCATCTGGTGTCAGGGgaccctggaggcccaggagtaCCGTCTGGATAAAGAGGGAAGCTCAGCACCCTGGGACAGACAGAACCCACTGGAGCCCAAAAACAAGGCCAGATTTTCCATCCCATCCATGACAGTGCACTATGCAGGGAGATACCGCTGTTACTATCGCAGCCCTGCAGGCTGGTCACAGCCCAGCGACCCCCTGGAGCTGGTGATGACAG GAGCCTACAGCAAACCCACCCTCTCAGCCCTGCCGAGTCCTCTTGTGACCTCAGGAAAGAGTGTGACCTTGCTGTGTCAGTCACAGAGCCCGATGGACACTTTTCTTCTGATCAAGGAGGGGGCAGCCCATCCCCTACTGCATCTGAGATCAGAGCACGTAGCTCAGCAGCACCAGGCTGAATTCCCCATGAGTCCTGTGACCTCAGTGCATGGGGGGACCTACAGGtgcttcagctcacacagctTCTCCCACTACCTGCTGTCACACCCCAGTGACCCCCTGGAGCTCATAGTCTCAG GATCCTTGGAGGGTCCCAGCCCCTCACCCGCAAGGTCCATCTCAACAGCTG GCCCTGAGGACCAGCCCCTCATGCCTACAGGGTCAGGCCCCCACAGTG GTCTGAGAAGGCACTGGGAGGTACTGATCGGGGTCTTGGTGGTCTCCatcctgcttctctccctcctcctcttcctccttctccaacaCTGGCATCAGGGCAAACACAGGACATCGG CCCAGAGACAGGCTGATTTCCAACGTCCTCCAGGGGCTGCAGAGCCAGAGCCCAAGGACGGGGGCCTACAGAGGAG GTCCAGCCCAGCTGCTGATGTCCAGGGAGAAAACCTCT ATGCTGCCATGAAGGACACACAGCCTGAGGATGGGGTGGAGCTGTACAGTCGG GCTGCTGCATCTGAAGCCCCCCAGGATGTGACCTACGCCCAGCTGCACAGCTTGACCCTCAGACGGGAGGCAACTGAGCCTCCTCCATCCCAGGAACGGGAACCTCCTGCTGAGCCCAGTGTCTATGCCACTCTGACCATCCACTAA
- the LILRB4 gene encoding leukocyte immunoglobulin-like receptor subfamily B member 4 isoform X1: protein MIPTLTALLCLGLSLGPRTHVQAGPLPKPTLWAEPGSVIIWRSPVIIWCQGTLEAQEYRLDKEGSSAPWDRQNPLEPKNKARFSIPSMTVHYAGRYRCYYRSPAGWSQPSDPLELVMTGAYSKPTLSALPSPLVTSGKSVTLLCQSQSPMDTFLLIKEGAAHPLLHLRSEHVAQQHQAEFPMSPVTSVHGGTYRCFSSHSFSHYLLSHPSDPLELIVSGSLEGPSPSPARSISTAAGPEDQPLMPTGSGPHSGLRRHWEVLIGVLVVSILLLSLLLFLLLQHWHQGKHRTSAQRQADFQRPPGAAEPEPKDGGLQRRSSPAADVQGENLYAAMKDTQPEDGVELYSRAAASEAPQDVTYAQLHSLTLRREATEPPPSQEREPPAEPSVYATLTIH from the exons ATGATCCCCACCCTCACGGCCCTGCTCTGCCTCG GGCTGAGTCTGGGCCCCAGGACCCACGTGCAGGCAG GGCCCCTCCCCAAACCCACCCTCTGGGCTGAGCCAGGCTCTGTGATCATCTGGAGAAGCCCTGTGATCATCTGGTGTCAGGGgaccctggaggcccaggagtaCCGTCTGGATAAAGAGGGAAGCTCAGCACCCTGGGACAGACAGAACCCACTGGAGCCCAAAAACAAGGCCAGATTTTCCATCCCATCCATGACAGTGCACTATGCAGGGAGATACCGCTGTTACTATCGCAGCCCTGCAGGCTGGTCACAGCCCAGCGACCCCCTGGAGCTGGTGATGACAG GAGCCTACAGCAAACCCACCCTCTCAGCCCTGCCGAGTCCTCTTGTGACCTCAGGAAAGAGTGTGACCTTGCTGTGTCAGTCACAGAGCCCGATGGACACTTTTCTTCTGATCAAGGAGGGGGCAGCCCATCCCCTACTGCATCTGAGATCAGAGCACGTAGCTCAGCAGCACCAGGCTGAATTCCCCATGAGTCCTGTGACCTCAGTGCATGGGGGGACCTACAGGtgcttcagctcacacagctTCTCCCACTACCTGCTGTCACACCCCAGTGACCCCCTGGAGCTCATAGTCTCAG GATCCTTGGAGGGTCCCAGCCCCTCACCCGCAAGGTCCATCTCAACAGCTG CAGGCCCTGAGGACCAGCCCCTCATGCCTACAGGGTCAGGCCCCCACAGTG GTCTGAGAAGGCACTGGGAGGTACTGATCGGGGTCTTGGTGGTCTCCatcctgcttctctccctcctcctcttcctccttctccaacaCTGGCATCAGGGCAAACACAGGACATCGG CCCAGAGACAGGCTGATTTCCAACGTCCTCCAGGGGCTGCAGAGCCAGAGCCCAAGGACGGGGGCCTACAGAGGAG GTCCAGCCCAGCTGCTGATGTCCAGGGAGAAAACCTCT ATGCTGCCATGAAGGACACACAGCCTGAGGATGGGGTGGAGCTGTACAGTCGG GCTGCTGCATCTGAAGCCCCCCAGGATGTGACCTACGCCCAGCTGCACAGCTTGACCCTCAGACGGGAGGCAACTGAGCCTCCTCCATCCCAGGAACGGGAACCTCCTGCTGAGCCCAGTGTCTATGCCACTCTGACCATCCACTAA